One stretch of Streptococcus australis DNA includes these proteins:
- the gtfB gene encoding accessory Sec system glycosylation chaperone GtfB produces the protein MICLFERYDQASFDLLRSLKVAGLDCPVVVIRDDGYLAPDVESPYSYFTGDVASEDDLPLYFNLVPKPHLWEIRSSNVNGEILDMGKKRANIFYRQPTHERRVRAVEWLDDQGRVRAADIYNRKGRLFAQITYDDTQRPTHTRYFNQDNVTVIMENHLTEDIVLTLDGKRHIFNSKQEFVIFYLRYRGYDTDRIIYNSLATPFLVAVGLTPKEGRAEDILFWQEPIGEELPGNMKAAMQLPHRNIRIAVQDKQVYDKILKLATPKEKSYFRNVGYLYQYHRLNNMNPEALILTNSDQIEQIKSLLTQLPNVHFHIGAITEMSSHLMELNRYPNISLYPNIRPAKVNELFARCDLYLDINISDEILNGSRTAFENNMLILSFETTCHNHRFVAESHIYPVENVSAMVGKIQGVLSLPSEMEAALAKQKQAANQADLEAYKAIL, from the coding sequence ATGATTTGTTTATTTGAACGCTATGATCAAGCGAGTTTTGACTTGTTACGTTCACTTAAGGTGGCTGGGCTAGACTGCCCTGTTGTCGTGATCCGAGACGATGGCTACCTCGCACCTGATGTTGAGTCGCCTTACAGTTACTTTACTGGAGATGTGGCTTCAGAGGACGATCTACCTCTTTATTTTAACCTTGTTCCAAAGCCTCATTTGTGGGAAATCCGCTCGAGTAATGTTAATGGTGAAATCTTAGATATGGGTAAGAAACGTGCCAATATCTTTTACCGTCAACCAACACACGAACGTCGCGTGCGTGCAGTCGAGTGGTTGGATGATCAAGGCCGTGTACGTGCTGCGGACATTTACAATCGCAAGGGACGTCTCTTTGCACAGATTACCTATGATGATACCCAACGTCCAACTCATACACGCTACTTTAATCAGGATAACGTAACGGTGATTATGGAAAATCATCTAACAGAGGATATTGTCTTAACTCTTGATGGAAAACGCCATATTTTCAATTCTAAGCAGGAGTTTGTAATCTTTTACTTGCGATATCGTGGATATGATACAGATCGCATTATCTACAATTCTCTAGCAACACCATTTTTAGTAGCCGTTGGTCTGACTCCGAAAGAAGGACGAGCAGAGGATATTCTCTTCTGGCAGGAGCCGATTGGAGAGGAGTTGCCGGGTAACATGAAAGCAGCGATGCAGTTGCCTCATCGCAACATCCGTATCGCAGTACAGGATAAGCAAGTTTATGATAAAATCCTCAAGCTTGCAACACCAAAAGAGAAGAGTTACTTCCGCAATGTTGGTTATCTCTATCAATACCATCGCCTCAATAATATGAATCCAGAAGCTTTGATCCTGACGAATAGTGACCAAATCGAGCAAATTAAGTCACTTTTGACTCAATTACCAAATGTTCATTTCCATATTGGAGCGATCACTGAGATGTCAAGTCATTTGATGGAATTAAATCGCTATCCGAATATTTCCCTCTACCCTAATATTCGTCCAGCTAAGGTGAATGAGCTCTTTGCTCGCTGTGACTTGTATCTGGATATCAACATCAGTGATGAAATTCTCAATGGCAGTCGAACAGCTTTTGAGAATAATATGCTGATTCTCAGTTTTGAGACGACTTGTCACAATCATCGTTTCGTTGCAGAAAGTCATATTTATCCGGTGGAAAATGTATCAGCCATGGTAGGTAAGATTCAGGGAGTTCTCTCTCTTCCATCTGAGATGGAGGCTGCTCTTGCTAAGCAAAAACAGGCGGCGAATCAGGCTGATCTGGAAGCCTACAAGGCAATTTTATAA